One region of Termitidicoccus mucosus genomic DNA includes:
- a CDS encoding aldo/keto reductase, whose product MSATADATAPQNTPSSRLIYGCMRLGARWDSSPLTDGQRHAAFAAIDAALAAGMTFFDHADIYCHGKSELVFGEYLRAHPGLRRRLTLQSKCGIRFADESGSGDPHRFDFSREHILRSVDGILERLGIGQLDILLLHRPDCLVEPEEVASAFDALHASGKVRAFGVSNHTGLQIDLLRRHVRQPIVANQLELSLAHHPLISEGILANQRGVPSQLATGMLDYCRLHDITIQAWSPVGGGRLHKPGLPADDPHRHLVDFLKNMASEKSTNMDALLLAWLLRHPAGIRPVLGTVNPERIAAAAEAERLALTRGEWYAMLEAARGEVP is encoded by the coding sequence ATGAGTGCCACCGCCGATGCCACCGCTCCGCAAAACACGCCCTCCTCGCGTCTCATCTACGGCTGCATGCGCCTCGGCGCCCGGTGGGACTCCTCGCCGCTGACCGACGGGCAGCGCCACGCCGCCTTTGCGGCCATCGACGCGGCGCTTGCCGCCGGCATGACTTTTTTCGACCACGCCGACATCTACTGCCACGGCAAATCCGAACTCGTCTTCGGCGAATACCTGCGCGCCCATCCCGGGCTCCGCCGGCGCCTCACCCTCCAGTCCAAATGCGGCATCCGTTTCGCCGACGAGTCCGGCTCCGGCGACCCCCACCGCTTTGATTTCAGCCGCGAGCACATCCTCCGCTCCGTGGACGGCATCCTCGAACGGCTCGGCATCGGGCAACTCGACATCCTCCTGCTCCACCGGCCCGATTGCCTCGTCGAGCCCGAGGAGGTCGCCAGCGCCTTCGACGCCCTGCACGCCTCCGGCAAAGTCCGCGCCTTTGGTGTCAGCAACCACACGGGGCTCCAGATCGACCTCCTCCGCCGTCATGTCCGCCAGCCCATCGTCGCCAACCAACTGGAGTTGAGCCTCGCCCATCATCCCCTGATTTCCGAGGGCATTCTGGCCAACCAGCGCGGCGTGCCCTCGCAACTCGCCACGGGGATGCTCGACTACTGCCGCCTGCACGACATCACCATCCAGGCATGGAGCCCCGTGGGCGGCGGACGCCTGCACAAGCCCGGCCTGCCCGCGGATGACCCGCACCGCCACCTCGTTGATTTCTTAAAAAACATGGCGTCCGAAAAAAGCACCAACATGGACGCGCTCCTTCTGGCGTGGCTCCTGCGGCATCCCGCCGGCATCCGCCCCGTCCTCGGCACGGTCAACCCGGAGCGCATCGCCGCCGCCGCCGAGGCGGAGCGTCTCGCGCTGACCCGTGGCGAATGGTATGCCATGCTCGAAGCCGCCCGCGGCGAAGTGCCGTGA